Proteins from a single region of Pseudomonadota bacterium:
- the argH gene encoding argininosuccinate lyase, whose translation MSDKPWGGRFTSDLAQSAARFSASVDVDRRLAQHDIRGSIAHARMLGARNIVSQQDADRMIQGLEELACEAQQDRLVWDPAHEDVHMNVEAALTARIGSAGARLHTGRSRNDQVATDLRLWSRQACEGSALRIDQLLCVIARRAGDTLDVLLPGYTHLQRAQPIRLAHHLLAWAEMLSRDRSRLLDAARRMDASPLGSGALAGTSFGLDREQTAKELGFGEVSHNSLDAVGDRDFLIEATAALAICAVHLSRIGEELVVWSSQEFGFVQMSDAFTTGSSMMPQKKNPDIAELVRGKCGRVVGDLVALLVLMKGLPLAYNRDLQEDKPPVFDAFDTVDACLKVLAGALAGAQFDANRMRQAAEDGWLLATDLADHLAAKGVPFRESHRIVGRLVARAQASGRQLDELSVAELEAEHAGFAEDVREVLDVEAAVERRAQTGGPARARVHDEIEALARRLRARGLDPERVAASFGVTTAVATGPARE comes from the coding sequence ATGAGCGACAAACCATGGGGTGGGCGTTTCACCAGCGACCTGGCGCAGAGCGCCGCGCGTTTCAGCGCCAGCGTGGATGTGGACCGGCGCCTCGCGCAGCACGATATTCGCGGTTCCATAGCTCACGCTCGCATGCTCGGTGCGCGGAACATAGTGAGCCAGCAAGATGCGGATCGCATGATCCAGGGTCTCGAGGAGCTTGCCTGCGAGGCGCAACAGGATCGCCTTGTGTGGGATCCGGCGCATGAGGACGTGCACATGAACGTCGAAGCAGCCTTGACCGCGCGCATTGGCTCGGCGGGTGCGCGATTGCACACCGGACGTAGTCGCAACGACCAGGTGGCTACCGATCTACGGCTGTGGTCGCGCCAGGCCTGTGAGGGCAGCGCGCTCCGAATAGACCAGCTGCTGTGCGTGATTGCTCGCCGTGCGGGCGACACGCTCGACGTCCTGCTTCCCGGCTACACCCACCTGCAGCGCGCGCAGCCCATCCGCCTCGCGCATCACCTTCTCGCCTGGGCCGAGATGTTGAGCCGCGACCGCTCGCGCCTGCTGGACGCGGCGCGCCGCATGGATGCCTCGCCCTTGGGATCGGGCGCGTTGGCGGGCACATCGTTCGGACTCGACCGAGAGCAGACGGCCAAAGAGCTCGGATTTGGCGAGGTGAGCCACAATTCGTTGGATGCCGTGGGCGACCGGGATTTCCTGATCGAAGCGACGGCGGCGCTCGCCATCTGTGCGGTGCATCTGTCTCGTATCGGCGAGGAGCTCGTCGTATGGAGCAGTCAGGAGTTTGGTTTCGTGCAGATGAGCGACGCGTTCACGACCGGCTCTTCGATGATGCCTCAGAAGAAGAACCCGGATATCGCCGAGCTGGTGCGCGGCAAGTGTGGCCGCGTGGTGGGTGATCTCGTGGCTCTGCTCGTCTTGATGAAGGGACTTCCGCTCGCCTACAATCGTGATCTGCAGGAAGACAAACCGCCGGTGTTCGACGCTTTCGACACGGTGGATGCATGCCTAAAAGTCCTGGCTGGTGCCTTGGCCGGCGCACAGTTCGATGCGAACCGGATGCGCCAAGCCGCTGAAGACGGCTGGCTGCTCGCCACGGATCTGGCCGACCACTTGGCCGCCAAGGGCGTGCCCTTCAGAGAGTCGCATCGGATAGTTGGGCGCCTGGTGGCGCGTGCTCAGGCGAGCGGCCGGCAGCTCGACGAGCTGTCTGTTGCGGAGCTCGAGGCCGAGCACGCGGGTTTCGCCGAAGACGTCCGCGAGGTGCTCGACGTCGAAGCGGCCGTGGAACGCAGAGCGCAGACCGGCGGCCCGGCGCGCGCACGGGTGCACGACGAGATCGAGGCCCTCGCCCGGCGCTTGCGGGCGCGCGGACTCGATCCGGAGCGCGTTGCGGCGTCGTTCGGGGTCACGACAGCCGTGGCGACCGGCCCGGCGCGTGAATAG